In one Hymenobacter sp. DG25B genomic region, the following are encoded:
- the rimO gene encoding 30S ribosomal protein S12 methylthiotransferase RimO, whose translation MKVRSQQANKVNVITLGCSKNVVDSEVLMGQLRANQFEVTHEAEKSDANIVIINTCGFIDNAKQESIDTILRYADEKEAGKLEKLYVTGCLSQRYKDDLEVEIPQVDAFFGTLELPQLLKTLEADYMHELVGERLLTTPKHYAYFKIAEGCNRPCSFCAIPLMRGKHMDRPIEDLVKEAKRLASMGTKELILIAQDLTYYGLQHYGERKLADLLRNLSDVNGIDWIRMQYAYPSQFPLDALDVMNERSNICKYLDMPLQHISDNMLKTMRRGISKRRTVELVDTIRQRVPGIALRTTLISGHPGETQQDFEDLYNFVEETRFDRLGIFTYSHEDNTHSYTLEDNVPADVKQDRADQIMELQQGISMELNEQKVGQTYKVLFDRKESGYFVGRTEFDSPEVDNEVLVPADKDTHVRLGDFATVKINEASDFDLYGELVR comes from the coding sequence ATGAAAGTCAGAAGCCAGCAGGCCAATAAAGTAAACGTCATTACCCTCGGCTGCTCCAAAAACGTCGTGGACTCGGAAGTGCTGATGGGCCAATTGCGCGCCAACCAGTTTGAGGTGACGCACGAAGCCGAAAAGAGCGACGCCAACATCGTCATCATCAATACTTGCGGCTTCATTGATAATGCCAAGCAGGAAAGTATTGACACCATCCTGCGCTACGCCGACGAAAAAGAGGCCGGGAAGCTTGAGAAGCTCTACGTAACGGGCTGCCTTTCCCAGCGCTACAAGGACGATCTGGAGGTGGAAATTCCGCAGGTAGATGCCTTTTTTGGTACCCTGGAATTGCCCCAACTGCTGAAAACCCTGGAAGCCGACTACATGCACGAGCTGGTAGGGGAGCGGCTGCTGACCACGCCCAAGCACTACGCCTACTTCAAGATTGCCGAAGGCTGCAACCGGCCCTGCTCGTTCTGCGCCATCCCGCTGATGCGCGGCAAGCACATGGACCGCCCCATTGAGGACTTGGTGAAGGAAGCTAAGCGCCTGGCCAGCATGGGCACCAAGGAGCTGATTCTCATTGCCCAGGACCTGACTTACTATGGCCTGCAGCACTACGGCGAGCGGAAGCTGGCCGACCTGCTCCGCAACCTCTCCGACGTGAACGGCATCGACTGGATCCGGATGCAGTACGCCTACCCTTCGCAGTTCCCGCTGGATGCGCTGGACGTGATGAACGAGCGCAGCAACATCTGCAAATACCTGGATATGCCCCTGCAGCATATTTCCGATAACATGCTGAAAACCATGCGCCGCGGCATCAGCAAGCGCCGCACCGTGGAGCTGGTGGACACCATTCGGCAGCGTGTGCCGGGCATTGCGCTGCGCACCACGCTCATCTCCGGCCACCCCGGCGAGACGCAGCAGGACTTCGAAGACCTCTACAACTTTGTGGAGGAAACCCGCTTCGACCGGCTGGGCATCTTCACCTACTCGCACGAGGATAACACGCACTCCTACACCCTGGAAGACAACGTGCCCGCCGACGTAAAGCAGGACCGCGCCGACCAGATCATGGAGCTGCAGCAGGGCATTTCCATGGAGCTGAACGAGCAGAAGGTCGGCCAGACCTACAAAGTGCTCTTCGACCGCAAAGAAAGCGGCTACTTTGTGGGTCGCACCGAGTTTGACTCGCCGGAAGTGGACAACGAAGTGCTGGTGCCCGCCGACAAAGACACCCACGTGCGCCTCGGCGACTTCGCCACCGTGAAAATCAACGAAGCCTCCGACTTCGACCTTTACGGCGAGCTGGTGCGCTAA
- a CDS encoding DUF4295 domain-containing protein — translation MAKKVVATLKTPGGKDWAKVIRAVKSEKTGAYTFREEMVPVDKVQDYLATGVK, via the coding sequence ATGGCTAAGAAAGTAGTAGCAACCCTGAAAACCCCAGGCGGTAAGGATTGGGCTAAAGTGATTCGTGCCGTTAAATCGGAGAAAACTGGTGCCTATACGTTCCGTGAGGAAATGGTGCCCGTAGATAAAGTGCAGGACTACCTCGCTACCGGCGTTAAGTAA
- a CDS encoding phytanoyl-CoA dioxygenase family protein encodes MKAQINQREVEYRIEGETGPQQAQVLLADAVDLTAGTAWAAQGYTVAPFLSADEQRQLQQGLEALVREALANAGRPVAPDFPVNQYHQIVGDDRDLHLAVINQTKEYRQEHLPVLAALLEARVSELCGRPVRALNPWDGERFFHLRIVRPNRADNNPLHRDVWLPDYRDCLNIYVPVTGSTPDSSLTLVPGSHWWPENRTERTRGGAVYNGVSFTVPAVTGAAEPLEIIRPNPGPEEVLLFSPYLLHGGAVNLNPDETRISLEMRFWAV; translated from the coding sequence ATGAAAGCGCAGATCAACCAGCGGGAGGTAGAATATCGGATTGAAGGCGAAACCGGCCCCCAGCAGGCGCAGGTGCTGCTGGCCGATGCCGTTGACCTAACCGCCGGCACTGCCTGGGCCGCGCAGGGCTACACCGTGGCTCCGTTTCTTTCTGCTGATGAGCAACGCCAATTGCAGCAAGGGCTGGAAGCCTTGGTGCGTGAGGCGCTGGCTAACGCCGGCCGGCCGGTAGCACCGGATTTTCCGGTCAATCAGTATCATCAGATTGTCGGGGATGACCGGGACCTGCACCTGGCCGTCATCAACCAAACCAAAGAATACCGGCAGGAGCACCTGCCCGTGCTGGCTGCTTTGCTGGAAGCGCGCGTCTCGGAGCTGTGCGGCCGACCGGTGCGGGCGCTGAACCCCTGGGACGGGGAGCGGTTTTTTCACCTGCGCATTGTGCGCCCCAACCGCGCCGACAACAACCCCCTGCACCGCGACGTGTGGCTCCCGGATTACCGGGACTGCCTCAATATTTACGTGCCCGTAACGGGCAGCACCCCGGATTCCTCCCTGACGCTGGTGCCGGGCAGCCACTGGTGGCCGGAGAACCGCACGGAGCGTACCCGCGGCGGGGCCGTGTACAACGGCGTGTCCTTCACCGTGCCCGCCGTAACCGGCGCGGCCGAGCCGCTGGAAATCATTCGGCCTAACCCCGGCCCGGAGGAAGTGCTGCTGTTTTCGCCGTATCTGCTGCACGGCGGGGCCGTGAACCTGAACCCGGACGAGACGCGTATTTCCCTGGAAATGCGTTTTTGGGCGGTATAG
- the ftsY gene encoding signal recognition particle-docking protein FtsY, whose translation MGLFDFFKKDKESKEQQQALDEGLQKTKTNFFDQLSKAVVGKATVDEAVLDDLETMLVHADVGIDTTVKVIDRIEKRVARDKYVSTSELDRILREEIVELLDANSGATGSRAILDRADSPGQPFVIMVVGVNGVGKTTTIGKLAHRFHSAGKKVVLGAADTFRAAAVDQLIIWGQRVGVPVISHGMNTDPASVAYDAVQKGVEMGADVVIIDTAGRLHNKVNLMNELSKIKRVMQKVIPDAPHEVLLVLDGSTGQNAFLQAKEFTKATEVTALAITKLDGTAKGGVVIGISDQLNVPVRYIGVGEKMTDLQLFDRHTFVNSLFKK comes from the coding sequence ATGGGACTCTTCGATTTTTTCAAGAAGGACAAGGAAAGCAAGGAGCAGCAGCAGGCCCTCGATGAAGGCCTGCAGAAGACTAAAACCAACTTCTTTGATCAGCTGAGCAAAGCCGTGGTGGGCAAAGCCACCGTGGACGAAGCCGTGCTGGATGACCTGGAAACCATGCTGGTGCATGCCGATGTGGGCATTGACACCACCGTGAAGGTGATTGACCGGATTGAGAAGCGCGTGGCCCGCGACAAGTACGTGAGCACCTCCGAGCTGGACCGCATCCTGCGCGAGGAAATTGTGGAGCTGCTGGACGCCAACAGCGGCGCCACCGGCTCCCGCGCCATCCTGGACCGCGCCGATAGCCCCGGCCAGCCCTTCGTGATTATGGTGGTGGGCGTGAATGGAGTAGGCAAAACCACTACCATCGGCAAGCTGGCGCACCGTTTCCACTCGGCCGGCAAGAAAGTGGTGCTGGGTGCTGCGGATACCTTCCGCGCCGCCGCCGTCGACCAGCTCATCATCTGGGGCCAGCGGGTGGGCGTGCCCGTTATTTCCCACGGCATGAACACCGACCCGGCCTCCGTGGCCTACGACGCGGTGCAGAAAGGCGTGGAAATGGGGGCTGATGTAGTCATTATTGATACCGCCGGCCGCCTGCACAACAAGGTGAACCTGATGAACGAGCTGAGCAAAATCAAGCGCGTGATGCAGAAGGTGATTCCCGATGCGCCCCACGAGGTGCTGCTGGTGCTGGATGGCAGCACCGGCCAGAATGCCTTCCTGCAGGCCAAGGAATTTACCAAAGCCACCGAGGTAACGGCCCTGGCCATCACCAAGCTCGACGGCACCGCCAAAGGCGGCGTGGTCATTGGCATTTCCGATCAGCTAAACGTGCCCGTGCGCTACATTGGTGTAGGCGAGAAGATGACGGATCTGCAGCTGTTTGACCGGCACACGTTCGTCAACTCGCTGTTTAAGAAGTAG
- the rpmG gene encoding 50S ribosomal protein L33 — MAKKGNRVQVILECTEHKNSGQPGTSRYITTKNRKNTPERIELKKFNSVLKKMTVHKEIK; from the coding sequence ATGGCTAAAAAAGGAAACCGGGTGCAGGTAATCCTCGAGTGCACCGAGCACAAGAACTCGGGTCAGCCGGGCACCTCGCGCTACATTACCACCAAGAACCGCAAAAACACTCCTGAGCGCATCGAGCTGAAGAAGTTCAACTCTGTGCTCAAGAAGATGACCGTTCACAAGGAAATCAAGTAA